Proteins from a genomic interval of Clostridium cochlearium:
- the fliQ gene encoding flagellar biosynthesis protein FliQ: MSENMIMGVMKDAISTGLLVAAPILISAIVVGLLISILQATTQIQEQTLTFVPKLITVAIVGLFTGNWMLHNLMGLTNRIFELIANIVK; this comes from the coding sequence ATGAGTGAAAATATGATTATGGGAGTAATGAAAGATGCTATAAGTACAGGACTTTTAGTTGCAGCACCAATACTTATATCTGCAATAGTTGTAGGACTTTTAATTAGTATTTTGCAAGCTACTACGCAAATTCAGGAACAAACCTTAACCTTTGTTCCAAAGCTCATTACTGTGGCTATAGTAGGACTTTTTACAGGAAACTGGATGTTACATAATCTAATGGGATTAACTAATAGAATCTTTGAACTTATTGCAAACATTGTGAAATAG
- the fliP gene encoding flagellar type III secretion system pore protein FliP (The bacterial flagellar biogenesis protein FliP forms a type III secretion system (T3SS)-type pore required for flagellar assembly.), translated as MENKNSSKRKIFLAIGIVFLLTLLCFQQKALAAPGEIPIPKINISPGDTTDPKGYVDNLKLFLMITVLSILPSFIVMMTSFVRISVVFGFLRNAMGTQQSPPNQVLIGLALFLTIFIMNPVYQVINKEAIQPFIKNEINQEQAFETGTKPLREFMLKQTREKDLKLFVEISNIDKNVTKENIPLYVVIPSFIISELKTAFQIGFLLYIPFLVIDLVVASVLMSMGMFMLPPVMVSLPFKLLLFVMVDGWHLLIKSLIMSFK; from the coding sequence ATGGAGAATAAAAATAGTAGTAAAAGAAAAATATTCTTAGCTATAGGCATAGTTTTTTTATTAACTTTACTATGTTTTCAACAAAAGGCTTTAGCGGCACCAGGAGAAATACCTATACCTAAGATAAACATATCACCAGGAGATACAACAGATCCTAAAGGCTATGTAGATAATTTGAAATTATTTTTAATGATTACTGTTTTATCTATATTACCATCTTTCATAGTAATGATGACAAGTTTTGTAAGAATATCAGTGGTTTTTGGATTCTTGCGAAATGCCATGGGAACACAACAATCTCCACCTAATCAGGTTTTAATAGGACTTGCTTTATTTTTAACTATATTTATTATGAATCCAGTTTATCAAGTTATAAATAAAGAAGCTATACAACCCTTTATAAAGAACGAAATAAATCAGGAACAGGCCTTTGAAACAGGAACAAAACCTTTAAGAGAGTTTATGTTAAAACAGACCAGAGAAAAGGATTTAAAATTATTTGTAGAGATTTCAAATATAGACAAGAATGTTACAAAAGAAAATATACCTCTTTATGTAGTAATTCCTTCTTTTATTATAAGTGAATTAAAAACAGCTTTCCAAATAGGGTTTTTATTGTACATACCATTTTTAGTTATAGATTTAGTAGTAGCTAGTGTTTTAATGTCTATGGGCATGTTTATGTTACCACCGGTAATGGTATCCTTACCCTTTAAACTATTATTATTTGTAATGGTAGATGGATGGCATTTGCTTATAAAGTCATTAATAATGAGTTTTAAATGA
- the fliO gene encoding flagellar biosynthetic protein FliO, whose amino-acid sequence MAVLGFELQYIYSILKILIFLPVILCLIYVFAKYGGSSLQNIQKGRYMSVLDRLPLSKDNALLIVKIGEKLYLISSSQGNVEVIEELNSEEAEKIQKSREIKEYASIKEFYSKLINKKED is encoded by the coding sequence ATGGCAGTATTAGGATTTGAATTACAGTATATATATAGCATATTAAAAATATTAATATTTTTACCAGTTATTTTATGCCTAATATATGTGTTTGCAAAATATGGAGGAAGTAGTCTACAAAATATTCAAAAGGGAAGATACATGTCTGTATTGGATAGATTGCCCTTATCGAAAGATAATGCTTTGTTAATTGTTAAAATAGGAGAAAAGCTATACCTTATATCTTCTTCTCAAGGGAATGTAGAAGTTATAGAAGAGCTTAATTCTGAGGAAGCAGAAAAAATCCAAAAAAGTAGAGAAATAAAGGAATATGCTTCTATAAAAGAATTTTATTCAAAATTAATAAACAAAAAGGAAGATTAG
- a CDS encoding flagellar basal body-associated FliL family protein encodes MSENNVEKKSKIKIVIMVVTLLILVGGGAFAGYYFSQKGKQANNTPQSNNQQMASSVSVNQNSGYVRSIVPSNTFEAGEFLVNLSDEESRRFVKTKVYLGYENKRLTKELEQKKPIILDAINSVLRSKKSTDFNEKGVEKIKLEILEKVNIAFQNGRCETVYFTELIIQ; translated from the coding sequence ATGAGTGAAAACAATGTAGAAAAGAAAAGTAAAATAAAAATAGTAATTATGGTAGTTACATTATTAATACTTGTAGGTGGGGGAGCCTTTGCAGGATATTATTTCTCACAAAAGGGTAAACAAGCTAATAATACACCGCAATCTAATAACCAACAAATGGCTAGTAGTGTAAGTGTTAATCAAAATAGTGGTTATGTAAGAAGTATTGTGCCTTCTAATACTTTTGAAGCAGGAGAATTTCTTGTTAATTTATCCGATGAAGAATCTAGAAGATTTGTAAAAACTAAGGTTTATTTAGGATATGAAAATAAAAGATTAACTAAAGAATTAGAACAAAAAAAACCTATAATACTAGATGCTATAAACAGTGTTTTAAGAAGTAAAAAGTCTACTGACTTTAATGAAAAAGGTGTAGAGAAAATAAAACTAGAAATATTAGAAAAAGTAAATATTGCTTTCCAAAATGGTAGATGCGAAACTGTGTACTTTACTGAGCTAATTATTCAATAG
- a CDS encoding flagellar motor protein MotB — protein sequence MSRRKKRKSGGDSGADWLQTYADTVTLLLTFFVLLYSFSSVDAQKFKQIATAFQSVLSGQSGETVFDFNMKNGDIPLVGETVEMGTATGGRENELYDKVRDAVQKNNLQESVKIKSDARGVLLELNDSILFETAQADIKQDSLPILEKINKIISTLPNNVMVEGHTDNVPIKNYKYPSNWELSTQRAVNVLKYFVETKKQNPQRFTAAGYGEFKPIYPNDTLENKAKNRRVTIVIVSIDREGLKK from the coding sequence ATGTCTAGAAGGAAAAAGAGAAAAAGTGGAGGAGATAGTGGAGCGGATTGGCTACAAACCTATGCAGACACCGTTACTTTGCTTTTAACGTTTTTCGTACTCTTATACTCTTTTTCTAGTGTGGATGCACAAAAGTTTAAACAAATTGCTACGGCGTTTCAAAGTGTATTATCAGGTCAAAGTGGAGAGACAGTTTTTGACTTTAATATGAAAAATGGTGATATTCCTTTAGTTGGAGAAACTGTAGAAATGGGTACAGCCACTGGAGGAAGGGAAAATGAATTATATGATAAAGTAAGAGATGCAGTTCAAAAAAATAATTTGCAAGAATCAGTAAAAATAAAAAGTGATGCTAGAGGAGTTTTGTTAGAACTAAATGATAGTATTTTATTTGAAACAGCTCAGGCAGATATCAAACAAGATAGTTTACCTATACTAGAAAAGATAAATAAAATTATATCAACTTTACCTAATAATGTTATGGTAGAAGGACATACAGACAATGTTCCCATAAAAAACTATAAGTATCCATCAAACTGGGAGCTTTCTACACAAAGGGCAGTAAATGTATTAAAATATTTTGTAGAAACTAAAAAACAAAACCCACAAAGATTTACCGCAGCAGGGTATGGGGAATTTAAACCAATTTACCCTAATGATACTCTAGAAAATAAAGCTAAAAACAGAAGGGTTACAATTGTTATTGTTTCTATAGACCGGGAGGGATTAAAAAAATGA
- a CDS encoding motility protein A translates to MKRRDVLTAIGIVVGFLMMIWAMAMVTITEYNIGQLKLFWDISSIIITIGGSFCAMLVNYPIHQFRKLTKIIIQAFKENEKSGIDIINQFIDLSRKARREGLLSLEDEINNISDDFLKKGLQMVVDGIEPETIQDIMDLEIGEMERRHGEGVDMLKAWGAYAPAFGMAGTLIGLIQMLGNLNDSSQIASGMAKALITTLYGSLMANIIFNPMAANLALKSQQEVAVREMMLEGILAIQSGVNPRIVEEKLISYLSPEERKRYAQGVSTGEGVSENV, encoded by the coding sequence ATGAAAAGAAGAGACGTGTTGACAGCTATAGGAATTGTAGTAGGATTTCTTATGATGATTTGGGCCATGGCTATGGTAACTATAACTGAATACAATATAGGACAGCTAAAACTTTTTTGGGATATATCATCTATTATAATAACTATAGGTGGATCCTTCTGTGCTATGCTTGTTAATTATCCTATTCATCAATTTAGGAAATTAACAAAGATAATAATACAAGCTTTTAAAGAAAACGAGAAATCAGGAATAGACATAATAAATCAATTTATTGATTTATCTAGAAAAGCAAGACGTGAAGGACTTCTTTCTTTAGAGGATGAAATAAATAATATAAGTGATGATTTCTTAAAAAAAGGACTTCAAATGGTGGTTGATGGTATAGAGCCTGAAACTATACAGGATATAATGGATCTTGAAATAGGAGAAATGGAAAGAAGACATGGAGAAGGCGTAGACATGCTAAAGGCATGGGGAGCATATGCACCAGCTTTTGGTATGGCAGGTACACTAATTGGACTTATTCAAATGCTTGGTAACTTAAATGACTCTAGCCAAATAGCCTCTGGTATGGCTAAAGCCTTAATTACTACATTATACGGTTCATTAATGGCAAATATAATTTTTAATCCTATGGCTGCAAATTTAGCTCTTAAAAGTCAACAAGAAGTTGCAGTAAGGGAAATGATGTTAGAGGGTATACTTGCTATACAATCAGGAGTAAATCCAAGAATCGTAGAAGAAAAACTAATATCCTATCTATCACCAGAAGAAAGAAAGAGATATGCACAAGGAGTATCAACTGGCGAAGGGGTGTCAGAGAATGTCTAG
- a CDS encoding flagellar FlbD family protein gives MIYLTGLDNKAFVLNADHIEKLQSVPETVITLTNGKKYLVKEDIDDIINRVLKYKRSIYTLHNEI, from the coding sequence ATGATATATCTAACGGGTCTTGATAATAAAGCTTTTGTTTTAAATGCTGATCATATAGAAAAATTACAGTCGGTTCCTGAGACGGTTATAACCCTGACCAATGGGAAAAAATATCTTGTAAAGGAAGATATTGATGATATAATTAATAGGGTTTTAAAGTATAAAAGATCAATTTACACTTTACATAATGAAATATGA
- a CDS encoding flagellar hook-basal body complex protein, with the protein MLRSMYSGISGLKVNQTKLDVIGNNIANVGTTAFKNQRIRFQDVLSQNLKFGTGASANIGGTNPSQVGLGVEVAGIDTMVSQGNMQPTGRNLDFAVDGDGYFVVARGKADGTLKVKADGTVETKNDDLTVNYTRDGSFTLDDQGQLLTSDGYRVLGYLPEDATADYKTGKDASTLTVPKNTTTVKAELQPLLIPDEVTYGKNGPKMKIKNFSVDKNGTINAVLASNEVVPIGQIAMASFKNPAGLTKEGKNMYSTSASSGEALYRNGAGVKDSNEKAYGDIIQGRLEMSNVDLAEQFTEMIVASRAFQANGKIITTGDEILQDLVNLKR; encoded by the coding sequence ATGTTAAGATCAATGTACTCAGGTATTAGTGGTTTAAAAGTAAACCAAACTAAACTGGACGTAATAGGAAACAATATAGCCAACGTAGGTACCACAGCTTTTAAAAATCAAAGAATAAGATTCCAAGACGTTCTAAGCCAAAACTTAAAATTTGGTACAGGAGCTTCAGCTAACATAGGAGGAACTAACCCAAGTCAAGTAGGTCTAGGTGTAGAAGTAGCAGGAATTGACACCATGGTAAGCCAAGGTAACATGCAGCCAACAGGAAGAAACCTAGATTTCGCAGTAGATGGAGACGGATACTTTGTAGTAGCAAGAGGTAAAGCAGATGGAACCCTTAAAGTTAAAGCGGATGGAACTGTTGAAACCAAAAATGATGATTTAACAGTTAATTATACAAGAGATGGTTCCTTTACATTAGATGACCAAGGTCAACTTTTAACTTCTGATGGATATAGGGTGTTAGGATATTTACCTGAAGATGCAACAGCAGATTATAAAACAGGGAAGGATGCATCTACTTTAACAGTACCAAAAAACACCACAACAGTAAAAGCAGAATTACAACCATTACTAATTCCAGATGAAGTAACATATGGAAAAAATGGTCCTAAAATGAAGATCAAAAACTTCTCTGTAGATAAAAACGGAACAATAAATGCAGTACTTGCAAGTAATGAGGTAGTACCTATAGGACAAATTGCCATGGCAAGCTTTAAAAATCCAGCAGGGCTTACAAAGGAAGGTAAAAACATGTATTCAACTTCAGCAAGTTCAGGGGAAGCTTTATATAGAAATGGTGCTGGAGTTAAGGATAGCAACGAGAAAGCTTATGGAGACATAATCCAAGGTAGACTAGAAATGTCCAACGTAGACCTAGCAGAACAATTTACAGAAATGATAGTTGCTAGCAGAGCTTTCCAAGCTAATGGTAAGATAATAACTACTGGAGACGAGATTTTGCAAGACCTAGTTAACTTGAAGAGATAA
- a CDS encoding TIGR02530 family flagellar biosynthesis protein: MGYRVINGKIHFIEDFKGYCNTQLNKLNENTKKTTFDEVFKKQVNKEDSFVLSNHAHERLRQRNIVLNPQDMKKVNEGINMGEKKGCKEIVILYKDIALVTNIKNRTVITAMAKDESQGNVFTNIDGMVIL, encoded by the coding sequence ATGGGATACAGAGTAATAAACGGTAAAATTCATTTTATAGAGGATTTTAAAGGATATTGTAATACGCAACTTAACAAACTAAATGAAAATACTAAAAAAACTACTTTTGATGAAGTATTTAAAAAACAAGTAAATAAAGAAGATAGTTTTGTACTGTCCAATCATGCCCATGAAAGACTAAGGCAGAGAAATATAGTTTTAAATCCTCAGGATATGAAGAAGGTAAATGAAGGTATAAACATGGGAGAAAAAAAGGGTTGCAAAGAAATTGTAATTCTCTATAAAGACATAGCACTAGTTACCAATATAAAAAACAGAACAGTAATCACCGCCATGGCAAAGGATGAAAGCCAGGGAAATGTGTTTACAAACATTGACGGAATGGTAATTTTATAG
- a CDS encoding flagellar hook assembly protein FlgD, with translation MSDAVDALLSKKAVTGNYTDRGTKIIRPGEELDKNAFLQILAAELANQDPLNAKDGTEYVTQMAQFASIEQMSNLNSNMKFTGATALIGKYAMVNSADIYGNLYHGVITGVSRNKANIKVNMIVGEEKGEDGKPRPKVEQFNLEDIIELIELPEPSEDEKEPPKDGGEGEKPVEPANPEEENKVV, from the coding sequence ATGAGTGATGCAGTAGATGCCCTACTATCTAAAAAGGCTGTAACAGGAAATTATACAGATAGGGGAACTAAAATAATAAGACCCGGTGAAGAATTAGATAAAAATGCTTTTTTACAAATACTTGCAGCAGAACTAGCTAATCAAGACCCTTTAAATGCAAAGGATGGTACAGAATATGTAACTCAAATGGCTCAATTTGCAAGTATAGAACAAATGTCTAATTTAAATAGTAATATGAAATTTACTGGAGCCACAGCCCTTATTGGGAAATATGCCATGGTAAATAGTGCAGATATATATGGCAATTTATATCATGGTGTAATTACAGGGGTTTCTAGAAATAAGGCAAATATAAAAGTAAATATGATAGTAGGGGAAGAAAAAGGCGAAGACGGAAAGCCAAGACCAAAGGTAGAACAATTTAATCTAGAAGATATAATTGAACTTATAGAGCTACCAGAGCCTTCTGAAGATGAAAAGGAACCACCAAAGGATGGAGGAGAAGGTGAAAAACCTGTAGAACCTGCAAATCCAGAGGAAGAAAATAAGGTTGTGTAA
- a CDS encoding flagellar hook-length control protein FliK, protein MIKSVNEIAFNKETNVKPRETKSNKGFDKFIKKFSQNKKGDGYLKSAKENTSHVEDKRGDGYLKSTKENTSQVENKTTLDAKDIDMEVSKLEDTDIENSIKNTNEQLYLLIQNIFFQNIPEDIEGLLKEGNELSKTIEELVLNIVEDISKEENVDLKEALDGINIKDLGLEEKVNKEEFKALFKNPEIEEETLKEIKSQISSLIKEEILPKEDANVKKDFNNTVVPKENLNVKVETKKENLTQNSAEESFSKEENSEEAVLKNILGDKEDNKFSKAVNFMNQFNKVANVENLEVENVENIVATKETLKTDVIKAVKYMELNNIKNLTVKINPKELGELVIRITMESGKMKANITANNKEAFNLLNANLQDITDKLQRGAVKIENFSLNLYEDTTFFSNDKEKGKEGFKGNKKNSTKVNAIENDIIENENSKEDLSNISILA, encoded by the coding sequence ATGATAAAGAGTGTTAATGAAATAGCTTTTAATAAAGAAACCAATGTAAAACCTAGAGAAACTAAATCAAATAAAGGTTTTGATAAATTTATTAAAAAGTTTTCTCAAAACAAAAAAGGGGACGGTTATTTAAAATCTGCTAAAGAAAATACATCCCATGTAGAAGATAAAAGAGGGGACGGTTATTTAAAATCTACTAAAGAAAATACATCACAAGTAGAAAATAAAACCACTTTAGATGCAAAAGATATAGATATGGAAGTAAGCAAATTAGAGGATACAGATATAGAAAATTCTATAAAAAATACTAATGAACAATTATATTTATTAATACAAAATATTTTCTTTCAAAACATTCCAGAGGACATAGAAGGTCTTTTAAAAGAAGGAAATGAACTTTCTAAAACTATTGAAGAGCTAGTATTAAATATAGTAGAGGATATATCTAAAGAAGAAAATGTGGATTTAAAAGAAGCTTTAGATGGAATTAATATAAAAGACTTAGGACTAGAGGAAAAAGTAAATAAAGAAGAATTTAAAGCACTTTTTAAAAATCCTGAGATAGAAGAAGAAACATTAAAAGAAATAAAATCTCAAATTTCTTCCTTAATCAAAGAAGAAATATTGCCTAAAGAAGACGCAAATGTAAAAAAGGATTTTAATAATACCGTAGTTCCTAAGGAAAATTTAAATGTTAAAGTAGAAACAAAAAAAGAGAATTTAACTCAAAATTCTGCTGAAGAATCTTTTAGTAAAGAAGAAAATTCTGAAGAAGCCGTACTTAAAAATATTTTAGGTGATAAAGAAGATAATAAGTTTTCAAAGGCTGTAAATTTTATGAATCAATTTAATAAAGTAGCCAATGTGGAAAATTTAGAAGTTGAGAATGTAGAAAACATAGTAGCTACTAAGGAAACTTTAAAAACTGATGTTATAAAAGCTGTAAAATACATGGAACTTAACAATATAAAAAATTTAACAGTAAAAATTAACCCAAAAGAATTAGGAGAATTAGTTATAAGAATAACCATGGAAAGTGGAAAAATGAAGGCAAATATTACAGCTAACAACAAAGAAGCCTTTAATTTATTAAATGCTAATTTACAAGACATTACAGACAAACTTCAAAGGGGTGCTGTAAAAATAGAAAATTTCTCATTAAATCTTTATGAAGATACTACTTTCTTTAGCAATGATAAGGAAAAAGGTAAAGAAGGATTTAAAGGAAATAAGAAAAATTCTACAAAGGTAAATGCAATTGAAAATGACATAATAGAAAATGAAAATTCAAAAGAGGATTTAAGTAATATAAGTATATTAGCCTAG
- the fliJ gene encoding flagellar export protein FliJ, with product MKGYKFNLQKLLDIRKDREEQCKIQFQNAQKLKMDVENKLVNLKDSYRKYSCETVDESVIGRKIRHQYLINLSHNIECTTVELRKKEEEVEKVRVDLKQKQIDRKTVETLKEKDKIAFIKEQNLLEQKANDEFALYGFIRNLERR from the coding sequence ATGAAAGGGTACAAATTTAATCTACAAAAACTTTTGGACATAAGAAAAGATAGGGAAGAACAGTGTAAAATACAATTTCAAAATGCTCAAAAATTAAAAATGGATGTGGAAAACAAACTTGTAAATCTAAAAGATAGTTATAGAAAATATAGTTGTGAAACAGTAGATGAATCAGTAATTGGTAGAAAAATAAGACATCAATATTTAATAAATTTAAGTCACAATATAGAGTGTACCACTGTAGAATTAAGGAAAAAAGAAGAGGAAGTAGAAAAGGTAAGAGTAGATTTAAAACAAAAGCAAATTGATAGAAAAACTGTAGAAACCCTGAAAGAAAAGGACAAAATTGCCTTTATAAAAGAACAAAATTTACTAGAACAAAAGGCAAATGATGAATTTGCATTATATGGATTCATAAGAAATCTTGAAAGGAGGTGA
- the fliI gene encoding flagellar protein export ATPase FliI encodes MELLDFNYINKKIKETDFYSYEGVVKKVIGLTIEVEGIKAFIGEVCTIYNQQNNPIECEVVGFVEDNVILMPLGELIGIAPGCRVVPSKNPLNVKCSEKLFGKVLDGLGRPLNGEKIEGGVPYPLDREPPDPLKRRRIKDVIPTGIRAIDGYLTCGEGQRIGIFAGSGVGKSTSLGMIAKYAEADVNVICLIGERGREVLDFVEKDLGEEGMKKSIVVCATSDKPALVRIKGAFTATAIAEYFRDKGKKVILMMDSVTRFAMAQREVGLAIGEPPATKGYTPSVFAMLPRLMERSGMSDKGSITAFYTVLVDGDDFNEPIADAVRGILDGHIVLSRDLAAKNHYPAIDVLSSISRLMSEIAQKEHKESASIGRDLIATYKEAEDLINIGAYVKGSNEKIDTAIKYIDSINEFLKQKVDEHNNFEESIQWLNSIFKNLKK; translated from the coding sequence ATGGAATTGTTGGATTTTAATTATATAAATAAAAAAATAAAAGAAACAGATTTTTATTCCTACGAAGGAGTTGTAAAAAAAGTAATAGGATTAACCATAGAAGTGGAAGGAATTAAAGCTTTTATTGGAGAGGTTTGTACTATATATAACCAGCAAAATAATCCTATAGAATGTGAAGTAGTAGGGTTTGTAGAGGACAATGTAATACTTATGCCCCTTGGAGAATTAATTGGAATAGCACCAGGATGTAGGGTGGTTCCATCAAAAAATCCATTAAACGTAAAGTGCTCAGAAAAGCTTTTTGGCAAAGTATTAGATGGACTTGGAAGGCCTTTAAATGGGGAAAAAATAGAAGGTGGAGTTCCCTATCCATTGGATAGAGAACCACCCGATCCCTTAAAAAGGAGAAGAATAAAAGATGTTATACCTACAGGAATAAGAGCTATAGATGGATATTTAACCTGTGGAGAAGGACAGAGAATTGGCATATTTGCAGGTAGTGGTGTAGGTAAGAGTACAAGCCTTGGTATGATTGCTAAATATGCAGAAGCAGATGTAAATGTAATATGTTTAATAGGAGAAAGAGGTAGAGAAGTTCTAGATTTTGTAGAAAAGGACTTAGGAGAAGAAGGCATGAAAAAGAGTATAGTAGTTTGTGCTACCTCAGACAAGCCAGCTTTAGTTAGGATAAAGGGAGCTTTTACAGCCACAGCCATAGCAGAATACTTTAGGGATAAGGGAAAAAAAGTAATACTAATGATGGACTCTGTTACTAGATTTGCCATGGCTCAAAGGGAAGTAGGACTTGCCATTGGAGAGCCACCAGCTACAAAGGGATATACTCCTTCTGTATTTGCAATGCTTCCAAGGTTGATGGAAAGATCCGGAATGTCAGATAAAGGTTCTATAACAGCGTTTTACACTGTGTTAGTAGATGGTGATGACTTTAATGAACCTATAGCGGATGCAGTTAGAGGAATATTGGATGGACACATTGTATTATCCCGTGATTTAGCAGCTAAAAATCACTATCCAGCCATTGATGTTTTAAGCAGTATAAGTAGACTTATGAGCGAAATTGCACAAAAGGAACATAAAGAATCTGCATCTATAGGAAGGGATTTAATTGCAACTTATAAGGAAGCAGAGGATTTAATTAATATAGGAGCCTATGTTAAGGGAAGCAATGAAAAAATAGATACTGCCATTAAATATATAGATAGTATAAATGAATTTTTAAAACAAAAGGTAGATGAACACAACAATTTTGAAGAAAGTATACAATGGCTAAATAGTATATTTAAGAATTTAAAAAAATAA
- the fliG gene encoding flagellar motor switch protein FliG, with translation MARTEEVKNLTGVQKAAILFITLGPEASAGIIKKLPETEIQKITYEIANISTVKPEQKQQILEEFIQMNKAKDYLVEGGIDYAKNLLAKALGSQRALEILEKVTEATQQFRPFAIARKADAHQLLNIISNEHPQTIALILCHLQPDKAGQILGELEEELQSDVAFRIATMNNTSPMVIKEIEKVLDSKLSSVVRADMKSIGGVQTIVDILNQVDRTTEKHITEAMEREDPELAEKIKESMFVFEDIITLDDVSIQRVLREVETKELALALKGCSEEVAEAIFRNQSKRAATSLKEDIEFLGPVRLMDVEKSQQRIVNIIRRLDEAGEIVISRGGEDAIIV, from the coding sequence ATGGCTAGAACTGAAGAAGTAAAAAATTTAACTGGAGTTCAGAAGGCTGCTATATTATTTATAACATTAGGACCTGAAGCTTCTGCAGGTATTATAAAAAAGTTGCCAGAAACTGAAATACAAAAGATAACCTATGAAATAGCTAATATTTCAACAGTAAAACCTGAACAAAAACAACAGATATTAGAAGAATTTATACAGATGAATAAAGCTAAAGACTATTTAGTAGAGGGCGGAATTGACTATGCTAAAAATTTATTAGCTAAAGCATTGGGAAGTCAAAGGGCTTTAGAAATACTAGAAAAGGTAACAGAAGCTACACAACAATTTAGACCCTTTGCCATTGCAAGAAAGGCAGATGCTCATCAACTTTTAAATATTATATCCAATGAGCATCCCCAAACTATAGCCCTTATACTTTGCCATCTTCAACCAGATAAGGCTGGTCAAATTTTAGGTGAGCTAGAAGAAGAATTACAATCAGATGTAGCTTTTAGAATAGCTACTATGAACAATACTTCACCTATGGTTATAAAAGAAATAGAAAAGGTATTAGATAGTAAATTATCATCAGTAGTAAGAGCTGATATGAAGTCAATAGGAGGAGTTCAAACTATAGTTGACATACTAAATCAAGTAGATAGAACTACTGAAAAACACATTACAGAAGCTATGGAAAGAGAAGATCCAGAACTTGCAGAAAAGATCAAAGAATCCATGTTTGTATTTGAAGATATTATTACATTAGACGATGTATCAATACAAAGAGTGTTAAGAGAAGTGGAAACAAAAGAACTTGCATTAGCACTAAAGGGTTGTTCAGAAGAAGTTGCAGAAGCTATATTTAGAAATCAATCTAAGAGAGCTGCAACCTCACTGAAAGAAGATATAGAATTCTTAGGACCTGTAAGACTTATGGATGTTGAAAAATCACAACAAAGAATTGTTAATATAATAAGAAGATTAGATGAGGCTGGAGAAATAGTTATTTCAAGAGGTGGCGAAGATGCTATCATTGTATAA